The nucleotide window GGTACtgaatatattataaaaaaataaaataaattagaatctATGAATGTCTAAGTGGGATTTTATGCAAATTTTATGGCTAGTGTTGTGGACTATTTATGTCTAAGTGGGATATCATCaatgtttgttttctttcacacaatgatgttcttttttgtgtttgataTTAGAATTAGACAAAGGAAAGCATGGAGTTTGAAGAAGACATAATCCACAGAAAGCTATCACCAAAGCTTATAGGTCAAATCTTATCTTTTCTGCCAACAAGAGATGCAGTTAGAACTTCTGTTTTATCAAAGAAATGGGCTAAGAACTGGACATTCATCACTAAGATGGACATTGATGATGGTCTCTACTACGATGAGTCTCATTCTATTCAAAATTGCACTCGCTGCAAAGATGAATGTAACTGGGAGTTCTATGTCTCTGATAAGGTCACTTTTCTATTCTTCCCCTTGTCTTATTTCAtgctaaacattttttttttaatattattatcaacaaactgtttcttttttctctttccaaaatgTTAGttatttgtaaattaatttatgattaCGTTGGTTTAATTTTGTGGGGTAAATGAGCATTTTAATCCTGTTAAATACCAAATATATATTGACTTGAATAATGTCTTGCTGAATCAAGACAAACATATAACCTTTTTAAATTGTGGTACTAAACTGACCGACCCTTGTAATAACGGTCACACGCTGTGGTTTTAGGTCGGCTTTGCTGATTTTATTTTGTGCAAGGAGTGTTATATTGAACATCATGTACTCAACAATAATGGAACAAATTTGAGGCCTACAGAATTGAGGGAAGTGAAAGTTGGTGGTGGAAAGAAATTTGGGGAGCACTTTATAAAATTTGTGTACAAGGCACTACTTCTTACTCAACAAAATAATCCAAATTCAAGTATGCTGGAAAGGTTTTCTTTAGTGATCGATAACAGGCATGATATTGATCATCTCAACACATGGATCTCTCACATCTTAAAGAGGGGAGTAAAAAATCTAAAGATCCATTCACCTTTTTTCAAAATACCATTTTATGATAGCACATCCAGTTATCTTTTAAATTCAACATTGCTAGAAGGATTGGAATTTGTGCTTCGGATGTTCACCATCATCAACGTTCCCACCAATTCGGTTCATTTTGGACATTTGAAACATCTGAAGTTGTTCGGTATCTTTTTTGACCTCTCCTCTGATATTTTTACACTTAGCTTACCAACTTTAAAAACATTTGTGATCAAAAACTGTGATTGGTCAATTGGAAAGGAGCTTAATGTAGAAGCTTCACTACTTGAAGTTATTTTCATACATCAAGACTTTATTGATCTACCCGGGCGATCGATCAAATTCAATGCTTCGTGTCTCAAAGAATTCAGTTACTATGGGGATGGAATATCACATCAAATTAACCTGTCAGGTTGCGGTTTTCTATCTAATGCCTCTGTCAAAATCAGTTTAAAAGAATGTGAGAACATCATTCCGAATACATACTGCTTTGCTTTTCaactttttcatcattttcatcaagTGAAGTGTATCAAACTTGAAGGGTCAGAGGTAAgtatattgtttatgtttttctaaCACTAAATTTGTAATATGTCAAATATTGAATTCTTGAGATCAAAGTTTATTTCTTCTGTCACAATATAAAATCGGTTTCTTTATGTCATCTAGGTCCTTACTCAATCAGAGGTTGTTTATCCTGTAAATGCTCTTCCTGAATTGGGCAATTTGATCCATTTGGAGATTGGCTTAGTTAGTATTGAAGTTGTTTTAGGCCTACTTCAACGGTCACCGGTTCTCAAGACAATTGTTCTCAAGGTTAGTATTCAAAACAATTGTTCAATGGAAGTAGTAACTTTGCTATGGCTGCtcttttttaactttgtttGATGATTAATGGACAGAAAATACGAATGTTTGACAAAGAGCGTTTGAATTTAGCTGCTGTACCCGAGTGTCTGATATCTGCCCTCCAGATTGTGAAGTTTCAAAACATTAATGGCGACAAGCAGGAGCTACTTTTagctgaattttttttggaaaagggCAAGATGTTAAAGAGAATGAGTTTCTACATTGATCCAAAGCTGATAAAATTTGAGTCTGTGGCAGACTTCATTCAGAAGAAGGTTTGCTCATTTAAGAGAGGTCCCTCTTTTAGCTTTTTTACATATCATAAGTGCTATTAGATCCACAAAGTTTCTTTGAACATATGGCATGGTATATAATGCTAAACTCGAGTCACCAATACTTTAACTGAATGCTTGTCTGTTATAGCAGAATGTATGTGTATGCATGCataattttgacaattttttttgaaaggattgaTATTATCATATGATTATATGCGATTCatagaattttgttgttgtcaatgattaaaataattcttcgagtaattttttttttgttgtaaaaaatgccTTTTGTTTACTTGTCTTGGGACCAATCTAGTGTTGTCTTAGTATTGTTCTGTCTTTATTGAACTTGTACTTCACcgaatttgattaaatttttgatCGGGTTCGGATCTAAAAATTGACACGGTCGGATATGGATCAAATAACCCTTTCACTGTACACCCCTAATTGCACccattttagtttaattttcttataaaaaaacacaatgacCTATTGAGTCCTAAAAACTAgtctatctatctatttatcttgagaaaagtatttttttttccaatgctACGTGATTAAGTTTAATTTACCTCTttaatcttttctttttggaGATTAGCCcccttttaatataaaaaagtcgtttttcttaatctttttcttcttaatatTAGAATGTTTGAATAGAATCTAATGAGTTTAAAATGTCGGTATGTACACTACTTGTTACAATTTCATGGCAGGTGCATCCATGAGAACATAACATGTAAATGAACATTATACGTttgattgaagaaaatggaCTCAAATCTAGTCTATTCCAAcaagagatttatttttctacacTATGTAAATTACTTTGGAATTTAATATGAGCCCTTCATCTTTCTATATCACACTATTAATTTTTAGTAAGCTGCAGTGTAAACAATAATTTTCAGTAAGCTGTAACTTAATGTTTAACTTTTCtgcaaagaaaaaatgtatttgaTTACCCAATCAACATGAATAATAAGCATTCCCtataaaaaggaataaaaagaTTACCTTCAACAGAACCATGTGAAAAAATGTATACAAATCAACAGTATATGACTGCATCAAAATTTCTGTTCGGTTAACAAGGATACTAACAACGAAtacattttattcaaaaataaaacagaatGAATTAAACTCACAAGTATATGATAACAGTCAGAATATCACAAGCTCTTTAATAATGCCAACATATTCCAGTAATTTGCACAATCAAACAAATCTGATAACAAACAGGATTAAATGGAAAGCACAGAACTGTGAGAAAATCAATTAGTATACACAGAATCAGAAATATGAGAAAACTCTCCTTAATAGATTGCACTTTATTTCAAACGAAAATAAATTTACATCCTTGAGTTATCCTAGAATAGGAGGAAAATTCTTCTATAATTTCATCTATTCCCAAAACCATTCCTTCAGTAGTAACACCAATTCTCATCTCCTGTAAAAGACTCCCattctttaaaatatattttgcaaatCGAAGATCATTATCCGAGCCGTCAAAGTTTAAAATAGTACATGATCTGAGGTTAGATGTATCGCAATCAAGAACCGGATATGGGCAGTCCAATTCCCCGTATAAGCTGGTAAACCTATATCTCCACTGTCAAAgggataaaaattaaaatttatcaaaatatatacaacatCGATCGCAAGACGTCATAATGATCTATCAGATaacatttatcaaaatataagaaaaaacaaaagaacaagcAAACAAAAATACCTTTTTAATGAAAAGAATTTGAAGCTTGGGACAATGGCGGAGCAGTTTTACTACACCATACCAACAAATATATGAATAACTAGGAAACAGTAGTTCGATGGAAATTAAGTTTGGAAAGAGTGGAATGGCTTTCAAAGAGAACGCTCCTGTGCATTCCATGACTATGCGTAGAAACTTGACATTATTAATACCATTAAACAGACCATCCATTATCCCTATACTCACTCTAACCAACATAGGCAATGTCAAGGGTTTAAGCCCTTCTTCTGCTGCATTGTTTTCATCATGTCTCATAAAATAGATAAGTTCAGCATGCAAATCTTCTAGGATAGGACAAGCATTGAGAAAATTTATGTAATCATCCCGATTTTCAAAAGAAACTGATGTCagatttagggttttgagtgaTGGAAGATGAACACTTGAAGTATCCTTTCCAACATATAAACTTTGAAGTTTGAGAACAACAAGAGTTTGCGAGACGAAAATAACATGCTTTAAGGTGTGGAAAGGCAAAGTGAGATGAATTTCCTCTATATGAGGTTTTTTTGCCTCTTGGAGCCAATTTGTCACGTTAAATCTACTATTTTCTGGGTGGTATCTAAAGTCATACTTGAGGGAAATTTTTTTGATGGGTTTGTTGGTTGAAAGAGGAGAGAGGATGACATTATTGACAAAACTCCGGAAGCTCTCAACAACAGGGAGTGAATAGCAGAGTGCGGTCCACCGCTTGGAAAGAATGGACGTAGTAAAAGCCAGTTTGGTttggagaaaagagagaatgtAAAGCAGTAACTCATCTGGTAAATCACTTATTCTATCGACCAAATCGTTTTCACAATTGTAGAGTGCCTCCTGGGAGTAACAATTAACCTGAACCGTAGAAGAAGAAGCTGAATAATGAAACCACTTTTCCTTAGATTCTCGTAGTTTCCTTCTTTTCTTCATAGCTAAGGGATTGAATAAATTCACCAATCGTATAACTTGGTTGCTATTTATACTAAAAGGCTCACACAACAAGCCCAAGGTCCAAACCAATATTTTGATGcttcatttaaataaaataattttgatctaaaataatttttgtactttattattttatgtacGGTTAAATAGTTGTTTCCTTAAGGTTCGTTTGGTTAGAGAGTTTTGAAGGGGAGgggagatttttaatttgaagtgtttggttcaatttttagaaggggaggggagcaaatctctttaaaattttatcgccttgccataattatccttaaattaattttaaatctcagtattaaccttgtaacaacttttattattattaaatgatattatctttgtaacaatcttattattattaggttatcttattcttgtaacattttttattattattttgttatatttttcttgtaacaacttttattattacttgttcaaaaaataaaaaaacaacttttattattatattatctatCACTCTTATTTGTTACATCTAAAAATCACTCCTACTACTACTTTGTTGATGTCAACGACcttattattatcttattttaattcaacattgttcctttttttttttcttccaatgtTAATTCACTGATTCATGTCTTGTTGTGCAAAATATATGAACCAGTTTGAGATAAAATAAGCAGCTTAGATATGTGTTTGTCATTCGTCGATCTCTgaaaacatcacaattgaaataaaattatgatcaaaatcttttaaaattaactaataaaataatacgaatcgtagtatttagtcaaattaaaaacatccaaaatatctctaaaaaatTGTACACCGGCAGAATGGAGTTGTTACTATAGTAAACAGTTTATTGGTTTAGGTTTtagtttaggcttaaatagctaaattaattatttaattatacactaaaaataaataaattacttatgatattaaagaaatatgtatatgcggggttACAGGGctgggcagtatagtacccttacccgtgcccatacccatttAAATTCGTGGGTATTATCCGAACCCGTCTCCAGACCCATGATAGCGGgattttaccctacccattgtggaTATTTTATGCGGGTATTCATTGAACatgggtccaattgccatccctacctCCCCAATTGCGAACCAAACACTCACATCATGGGTTTGCAGGAGGAATTTTAGCAGCATGCCACCAAAGTCTATTGATAGAAAAGGgccacataaaaaaataaaattaaatgatgtattgcTATTctaaattgacaattattttgagatatattaaaaaacatgCTAAATTACACAATTTGTCTCGTAATtaaattttaggtaacactttcatcctttgtatttttttttgttttgatttagtTTCTTCTGTTATAAAATGTCAACATAGTTTTATAaagagaaaacttaggtacatagttatccatttttatgaaaataataataataaagagaaaacttaggtacaattccttaggtgttTTTCGTTtggtttttaactaaaaatacatattttttggatataacaaactttgagaaaattatagatttgaggaaatcatggtatttttagttaagaaccatacgaaaagcacctaaggaattgtacctaagttttctcttaataataaaactccaaaaatatttcatcaaacTCAGAAACAAACCAAAATATTCTTTATACAAATCTAGAAAATTATAATTCAttgaaaaaatctcataaaaaatgataaaatattatcatttttaacataaatgattaaatttgtaCAAAACAAAAGAACTAGATTGTACAAAACAAACTTACTCCTTTACAGCTAATCAAACTGAGAATTAGATTGGTAGTTATATAAAACTCCCTATTGATTGATACTTTTTTTACTACTTGATAGAACCGTGCATTTGTGGAACCTATCATAATGCCATGAATTTTATTTCTTTggcgaaaaataaaaaattgagtagGAAAGAAGTAAGTATTCAAGAAGATTCAAGAAGATGAATGAAGATCAATTGAGAGAGAAGATATGAGATATACAAAGATAGAAGttgtatattaattttttacctTGGAAATTGACGAGGATGAGATAAGCTTGTCATTTACAATGCAATTAGGTGGGATCAAGGTTGCATTAGTGCAATTAGGTGGGATGAAGGAAACATATAGATTTGTGCACGGAGTTATGTTAGAAAAGGGGAATGTTACTATACGATATAATCATTTATTCTTGTTGATATTATTACAAAATTGACCGTTGGATTAACTGTTCGagatttttaattatttgattttgaaaactaaaagaTTAGAATCTTGAATTAAACAATGTCAATGAACTTAGCTTCTTCTAAAACAATAATTTGTGCTCTTTACCAAATTTGGGAAGCGCTTTGTAAAATTTGTGTGCAAGGCACTTCTctttactaataataataataatagttcaATTTAAAAGATGTTGCAAATGTTTTCTTTGGTGATCAAAAACAAGCATGATGTTGCTCGTCTCAAAATATATGGATCTCAACCCTAGAAAATTTGGAATTGATGCTTAAGATGTCCACAACCATCAAAGTGCGCACCAAATTTGGTCATTTAGGATATCTGAAACACATGAAGTTGTTTGGTATCGATTTTGTAATGGACCTTCCTTTGATTGTTGTACACTTTCTTACTAGTTCTCAAAAAGTTTGAAATTAGTAACTGTGAATGGTCAAGTGGAAAGGATGTTATTGTAGAGGCTTCTCTGCTTGAAAGTTGTTATGGACATGCTAGAGCATCAATCCCATGATGACCAAGGACCCAAAACCCTCGAAACATGACATTACGTCCTGAGTGAGCATGCTAGTTCCGGTGCGTACCTTCGCACTGAAGCACAACCCCACACTTCTTGCACCGTACACATGACCTCCAATGGCTCCCTGATCGCTGCATTTCAAGGAAGCCGATAAACGCCTCCTTCTCCTATGTAAGGGTGACTCCGAGTCACCCTGAAGGTATGATTCATTTCGCACACTTTTACACATTCAACTTCATTTTATACATTGATTTGAGCATTGGAGTGCTAACATGCCTACATGCACCTTTCGCTTTGCCGTGACGATTGCACTGCCACCGTGCTGAAACACCACACGCCATCGTTGCCTCTATCCgttcattatattattttgacaCAAGAATCCCTTGACGAACTAGAACGTCAAtcaatcaaatttatttctttttatctcAAAGAATTCAGTTACTATCGTAATGAGTCAACAATGTGTGTTTAATTGCTATGACCGAGAAGGAGTTGGTTACATGTTTTATGATTCTGATATGAATAAACTAATTAGATGTTCTAATGCTAAGTTGATATTCTAGGGCTCGAACCTTCGATTTCTAGCTTCTCAACACTCGTTTGGATGAGTTTTGCAGCTAAAATCTTCGAACCTTTCTCTCTGAGCGCTAGCGGTACTCGCCGCTTTACCTTTCCGCATCCTATCCTCCCTATCCATATCtgtacaaaataaatttaaaaaaacataaatacgTGGAACAATGGTTCTAACCTAATCTAACTTATGAATTCATCAAACCTATTCTAACTACATTATCCTAATCTAACTTATGCATTCATCAAATCTAATCTAACTACATTATCACATTATGGTTATTCTACATTATGGTTATCATTATGCCAAAATTATGGAGCAATGTTCTAACCCTTACATTATCACAAATTAAACTTAAGCATATATGATAAATTAAACTCAagcattcataaaatttaatataacaaattcatcaaactttATGTAACATACCACATTATGTCGTTCATCAAACTTGCCAAAAAAtgccaaaaaaacaaacttataaacatcataacatataTGCATTACACAAATATACGGTTATTATATCATTATGTCCAAACTAAtcaaacttgtaaaaaaataaaaataaatgcaaaCTTATAATCATTATAAGTTACAGAACGTGTAGAGCAATTTCATCTGTTTTTGTATTACCACACCTTGTTTGTGAAGGTtataaaaacacaagaagggggggcggggggttgaattgtgttttctttttcttcacctAAAACTGAATTCACTGTTCAGAACTTGATAGAATTTAGCTTCTGAAGTACTGATCAAAGTCTAGTTGCAGGGGATAagtaaagagagagagagagagagagaaataagaaAGACATAAAgcaatttatagtggttccttccacaaaccggaagtagtccactCCTCATTGCACTTATAAGGAGAtttcactaaaatcaatatctgattacaaattAATGCTTAATGCTCAAAATAGCAAAACACTTCAAACTAACTCAAGCACAAGTGTAAGAGATTTcatattgctcaagcacaacttcaagagacttcctatgctcaagcacaactgcaagaaaattctattcaaacagattacaaagaaaattgtttgaggttgaacacttgatatacaatcagtggtgttaacaatacaaatcagatacagactcttaagactctaaaatttctaagatatgaaagttgttaagaaattctaagtgaactttgatgtgaaacaatttcatcagagttttggcacttgtaaaaTTGTTGTGAGTCTCTTGGAAATCTTCAAGTGCTCACTCATTTATAtaaaggtgtgaaagagacgttgttgaTTGCCAACACATCAAAAGAGTCGTTGTTGAAGCTtgatcaaatcaccaatgatcggttgcttgatttggttattgtcctaagagggaacaatttcaaattcattccatGTATAGAGAATTACCAACGTAGTCACAACTATTGTCTTGTACTATTGCAGacacaaaacagagtagtggagatagtggttgtacaattgtaccATTGTCCTTTTCTAATCCTCTTCGGtgaataagcatccaatgcctttaAATTCCTCTGAATTAGTCGTTGCTCAAAGCTTCTATTCCTTCTGCATTTATGCAAAATCAGAATGACAACATTTAACTAACTTTAGTTTCCAttcttcagcttctgatgatcttcagcTTCAGGTGAACAACATCTGATAAcagtgcttctgatgacgtcagcttctgatgatcttcagaacctcttttcttcagatgctttctTGCAAcacaagcttcctttttgtagATTCAATTGCTTtcatttgttcttccagaacctatgCTTGATTTAAGAcattcaaatttttgtctatggtcctgcacccttgaacaaatattagcatatataattgacattttttaatactttgttatcattaaaactcaaaagggtaatgttaaacacattttgttccaacagtgtGAAAACTAAATATATTTCGAAGTTCTGAATAATTTACAACCACTAATAGGCTAATATAACTTGATGGGCAAGACTAATAAACTAATGGACCCAAAACAACTAAtcactaataataattaaaataaactatttacAATACTCCCCGTCAAGCTGGTGAATGAATATCAATCTTTCCCATCATGGaaacaaatttttcaaagtTATTATTGTTCAACCCCTTTGTTAGAAGATCTGCAAGGTTGCCTTGGGAAGAGACGTATGGAGTGCAAATTAGACCACTGTCTAACTTTTCTTTGATAAAATGTCTGTCAACTTCAATATGTTTGGTTCTATCATGCTGCACTGGATTATGGGCTAGGCTAATAGCAGATTTATTATCACAATAGAGCCTCATTGGTTTATCAATCTTTATCCTTAAGTCTTTCAAGATGTTTCTCAGCCATAGTAATTCACATATCCCTTGTGCCATTGCCCTGAACTTTGCTTCAGCACTAAGATCTGGATAcctcattttgttttttatttttccaagtCACAAGGTTCCCACCTAGGAAAGTGCAATATCTTGTAGTGATCTCCTATCCACAATTGACCCTTCATAGTCCGCATCAATTAACTTCCATTCCTTTCGAACAAAATTCCTCTACGTGGGGTTCCTTTCAAATATTGCACATTTCGAAGTGCGGCTTGTAAACTCAAGGTTTTTACATGGTTAAAGTCTCAATTTTATTACCCTAGTTTTGTTCTCTCACTTTTAAATTCTCAAGAATAACAACAACCCTAATCATCATCAGTTCATCTATGCTTTCTCACCATGATTCTCATCATAACAACACCAAATGTTAAAGGATTGAAAACAACCgttcaattaataatattaatagtaaTACCCTAATATAATGGTTTCCTGCTCTCTCCATAACACTGGCAAACTCTAATCGCTCACCACCGTCGAGATTTGACTCTCCCTCTATGTactcttctttttccttttatatctCTTTCCCACTCAAAACCTTCTCTTCTATGCATCTCGCGGTTTAGATAGTCATTGAGTGGGCGGTGGtgttgttgaagaaagaaagtggagagagaaatcttaatatataataagtagaaaattgattctaattattttaatgaggtGTTCGGTTTTAATTGTTTTGGTTTAAGAATGATGTGTTGGTTTACGATGTCCTTTTTGACggattttatatgtttatactttttttttaaatattatttttaggtttACTTGTTCCCCAATATAATTTAGATTCGGTATGGGCTTTTGCCCTCTtttctaccaaaaata belongs to Medicago truncatula cultivar Jemalong A17 chromosome 6, MtrunA17r5.0-ANR, whole genome shotgun sequence and includes:
- the LOC25495677 gene encoding FBD-associated F-box protein At5g22730; translation: MEFEEDIIHRKLSPKLIGQILSFLPTRDAVRTSVLSKKWAKNWTFITKMDIDDGLYYDESHSIQNCTRCKDECNWEFYVSDKVGFADFILCKECYIEHHVLNNNGTNLRPTELREVKVGGGKKFGEHFIKFVYKALLLTQQNNPNSSMLERFSLVIDNRHDIDHLNTWISHILKRGVKNLKIHSPFFKIPFYDSTSSYLLNSTLLEGLEFVLRMFTIINVPTNSVHFGHLKHLKLFGIFFDLSSDIFTLSLPTLKTFVIKNCDWSIGKELNVEASLLEVIFIHQDFIDLPGRSIKFNASCLKEFSYYGDGISHQINLSGCGFLSNASVKISLKECENIIPNTYCFAFQLFHHFHQVKCIKLEGSEVLTQSEVVYPVNALPELGNLIHLEIGLVSIEVVLGLLQRSPVLKTIVLKKIRMFDKERLNLAAVPECLISALQIVKFQNINGDKQELLLAEFFLEKGKMLKRMSFYIDPKLIKFESVADFIQKKVCSFKRGPSFSFFTYHKCY
- the LOC25495678 gene encoding F-box/LRR-repeat protein At1g55660, giving the protein MKKRRKLRESKEKWFHYSASSSTVQVNCYSQEALYNCENDLVDRISDLPDELLLYILSFLQTKLAFTTSILSKRWTALCYSLPVVESFRSFVNNVILSPLSTNKPIKKISLKYDFRYHPENSRFNVTNWLQEAKKPHIEEIHLTLPFHTLKHVIFVSQTLVVLKLQSLYVGKDTSSVHLPSLKTLNLTSVSFENRDDYINFLNACPILEDLHAELIYFMRHDENNAAEEGLKPLTLPMLVRVSIGIMDGLFNGINNVKFLRIVMECTGAFSLKAIPLFPNLISIELLFPSYSYICWYGVVKLLRHCPKLQILFIKKWRYRFTSLYGELDCPYPVLDCDTSNLRSCTILNFDGSDNDLRFAKYILKNGSLLQEMRIGVTTEGMVLGIDEIIEEFSSYSRITQGFLCFPFNPVCYQICLIVQITGICWHY